The following are encoded together in the Streptomyces sp. NBC_00341 genome:
- a CDS encoding hydrolytic protein, which produces MTPSAAPSGPSAPGLDIPAVTVAPGSTATTSLTVRNDSDIVEAYSLEVVGDCAPWATVEPPRVSLYPGTSETVTIRLDPPRSPETRPGDIPLGVRVLPAEHPESVRVPETTVHVEEFRELHTELAPRRRRGWLRGRYRLAVRNLGNAPAQVGFVPGQAGEELRFTFTPAKPKLEPGETAEIRLRVRTGKPVWFGSPVVWPFTVDTSESTESAESAGQEEVRRDEAAVRPPLNAEFVQIPVFPKWLLAVLAALLALLLAWFTLVRPAVRSAAKEAATKEVQARPNPGGAQDSQSPGTGSGGEKGNPSGGDKGAQPGASPGATPGAGGDGTSAGGGQQSSATIDLKTSGGTSNAGTYKVPEDHAFGITDIVVANFQGDEGVLTITFGGRKITTIALETFRNQDYHWVTPIKITENDTVTVNVTCAKPGTPATGRRAQECHEVLNVSGVLSPVKQ; this is translated from the coding sequence GTGACGCCTTCTGCAGCCCCTTCCGGCCCCAGCGCGCCCGGCCTCGACATCCCGGCGGTGACCGTGGCACCGGGCAGCACCGCCACCACCAGCCTGACCGTCCGCAACGACAGCGACATCGTCGAGGCGTACAGCCTGGAGGTCGTCGGGGACTGCGCCCCCTGGGCCACCGTGGAACCCCCACGGGTCTCCCTCTATCCCGGCACGTCCGAGACGGTGACGATCCGCCTGGATCCGCCGCGTTCGCCGGAGACCAGGCCCGGCGACATACCTCTCGGCGTGCGCGTGCTGCCGGCCGAGCACCCCGAGTCGGTGCGGGTCCCGGAAACCACCGTGCACGTCGAGGAGTTCCGCGAGCTGCACACCGAGCTGGCGCCGCGCCGCCGGCGGGGCTGGCTGCGCGGCCGCTACCGGCTCGCGGTGCGCAACCTGGGCAACGCCCCGGCGCAGGTGGGCTTCGTCCCGGGCCAGGCGGGCGAGGAGCTTCGGTTCACGTTCACCCCCGCGAAGCCGAAGCTGGAGCCCGGCGAGACGGCGGAGATCCGGCTGCGGGTCCGCACGGGCAAGCCGGTGTGGTTCGGCTCCCCGGTGGTGTGGCCGTTCACCGTGGACACCTCGGAGTCCACCGAGTCCGCCGAGTCCGCCGGCCAGGAGGAGGTACGGCGCGACGAGGCCGCCGTCCGGCCGCCCCTGAACGCCGAGTTCGTCCAGATCCCGGTCTTCCCGAAGTGGCTGCTCGCCGTGCTGGCGGCGCTGCTCGCGCTGCTGCTGGCCTGGTTCACCCTGGTCCGTCCGGCGGTGCGCAGCGCGGCGAAGGAGGCCGCCACGAAGGAGGTCCAGGCGCGCCCCAATCCGGGCGGCGCGCAGGACAGCCAGTCGCCGGGCACCGGTTCGGGCGGCGAGAAGGGCAATCCGTCCGGCGGCGACAAGGGTGCGCAGCCCGGAGCGAGCCCCGGAGCCACGCCCGGCGCGGGCGGCGACGGGACCTCGGCGGGCGGCGGGCAGCAGAGTTCGGCCACCATCGACCTGAAGACATCCGGCGGAACGAGCAACGCCGGTACGTACAAGGTGCCCGAGGACCACGCCTTCGGGATCACGGACATCGTCGTCGCCAACTTCCAGGGCGACGAGGGAGTGCTCACGATCACGTTCGGCGGGCGCAAGATCACCACGATCGCGCTGGAGACCTTCCGCAACCAGGACTACCACTGGGTCACCCCCATCAAGATCACCGAGAACGACACCGTGACCGTCAACGTGACCTGTGCGAAGCCGGGGACACCGGCCACCGGACGTCGTGCGCAGGAGTGCCACGAAGTCCTGAACGTGAGCGGTGTGCTCAGTCCCGTCAAGCAATGA
- a CDS encoding LuxR C-terminal-related transcriptional regulator encodes MTCPEQYRPAVSVTAPRLSAQAPAAHRTSPTDRADQVTIAVYAADPVLHVGVVQQLRRRPEVSLLDDDAAEQAQVSLVVVDSVDDDVAALLHRLRHNTATRTGLVVGTLGAGALQRVIECGVSAVLRRADAGQDQLLHLVLAIANGEGVLPGDLLGKLLTHVGSLQRSALDPRSLSLSTLTTREADMLRLVSEGLDTVEIARKTAYSERTVKNVLHEIITRLQLRNRAHAVGYALRNGLI; translated from the coding sequence ATGACCTGCCCAGAGCAGTACCGTCCGGCCGTGTCCGTCACCGCACCACGTCTCTCCGCCCAGGCACCGGCCGCGCACCGGACCTCCCCGACCGACCGCGCGGACCAGGTGACCATCGCCGTCTACGCCGCCGACCCGGTCCTGCACGTCGGTGTCGTCCAGCAGTTACGCCGACGGCCCGAGGTGAGTCTCCTCGACGACGACGCGGCGGAACAGGCCCAGGTGTCGCTGGTCGTCGTCGACAGCGTCGACGACGACGTGGCAGCCCTCCTGCACCGGCTGCGGCACAACACCGCCACCCGCACCGGCCTCGTGGTCGGCACCCTCGGCGCGGGCGCCCTGCAACGCGTCATAGAGTGCGGCGTCTCCGCGGTACTGCGGCGCGCAGACGCGGGCCAGGACCAGCTTCTCCACCTGGTCCTGGCGATAGCCAACGGCGAGGGCGTGCTCCCTGGCGACCTGCTGGGCAAGCTGCTCACCCATGTGGGCAGCCTCCAGCGCTCCGCGCTCGACCCCCGGAGCCTCTCGCTGTCCACGCTGACCACCCGCGAGGCGGACATGCTGCGCCTGGTGTCGGAAGGCCTGGACACCGTGGAGATAGCCCGCAAGACCGCCTACTCCGAACGGACCGTCAAGAACGTCCTGCACGAGATCATCACGCGGCTGCAACTGCGCAACCGGGCCCACGCGGTCGGCTACGCACTGCGCAACGGGCTGATCTGA